The DNA window AGTTTTATTAAAGTTGCCGTTCGGGTGGACCGAAAGGCCCGATCCGCCGTGGTTGATTTTACCGGAACATCCATTGCGTCCCCCACCAATTTTAATGCGCCCGTTGCTGTGTGTCGGGCGGCTGTGCTGTACACGTTTCGCGCACTGGTGAATGACCCCATCCCGATGAATGATGGCTGCCTTCGCCCCATCACCATCATCATTCCTAAAGGTTCGCTGTTGTCACCCACCCCGCCCGCAGCGGTGGTTGCGGGCAATGTGGAAACATCCCAATGCATCGTGGATGGCTTGTTGGCAGCAACGAACCGTCTGGCAGCGGGGCCGGGCACCATGAATAATTTCACCTTTGGTGATGACACCTATCAATATTATGAAACCATCTGTTCCGGTGCCGGTGCCGGGCCGGGCTTTGATGGGGCTGATGCGGTGCAGACCCATATGACCAATTCACGGCTGACCGATCCAGAAGTTCTGGAATGGCGCTATCCGGTTTTGCTGGAAAGTTTTTCAATCCGCAAAGGATCAGGCGGGCAGGGGAAATATCATGGCGGCAACGGGGTGGTGCGCAGGATACGGTTTTTGGCACCGATGAAAGCAGCCCTTCTTGCCAATCGGCATCGGACCCAACCATTTGGGATCAACGGTGGGGAAGATGGCGCATCGGGTGCGGCCTGGGTGGAACGCATGGATGGCGGGATAGAAAAATTGGGCCCAACAGCAGAGGTTTCCATGGGCAAAGATGATGTGTTTGTGATCCTTACCCCCGGCGGCGGCGGGTATGGGTCTCCAGAAAGCGGTTCTGGAAATTAGAAAGCCATTAAAAAAACCGGTATTTAACTAGCCCAGTTTTGGGCCTTGATCGCTGTCAGGGGAACTTGGGGGATCAGACGGTTCCGGTGCAGATTCCCCTGAAGGGGCCATGTGCTTCGCATCCAGTTCTTTTTTTGCCGCCTCTATTTCCTGATGTTGGGCTTCGCGGTCGATTTTTGTCCGCCCAAATTTGGTGCGGTTTTCCTTAGCTTTGCGCTCTTTTTCGACGTGGGCGCGTTGCTTTCTGAACTGATTGAGATTAATGATGTCGCCCATTGATGATCACACCTTTTAAAAGCAAATTGGCAAGGAATGGCCTCCACCATTTTACCGCCACATTTTACCAATTAGATTAACGCAATTTTATGGTGGAATCGCAAGCCTTGGATCATTGGGAAATAAAAAAAATGGGGATAGGCGTGGCGCCTTGCGTGGTGAACTAAAGTGAAAAAATTTCTGATCAGTGTGGGCATTGCATTTTTAGTCCTGATTGCAGGTGCCTTGGTGGCGCCAAGTTTTGTGGACTGGAATGCGTATCGTGCCGAGATCACATCGCAAGTTCGCAAGGCAACGGGACGCCGCTTGGTCATTGAAGGCCATATCAAGCTGGCAGTTCTGCCGGCCCTGAAACTGTCTGTCACCAACGTCAGGCTTGCCAATCTTGATGGTGCCAAAACCGCAGATATGGCGAAACTGGCGGCCCTTGATGTTCATTTGGCATTATGGCCCTTGCTGGAAGGCAAGGTGGTGGCGCATTCAGTTGTCTTGCGCGGCGCAGAGATCGAGCTGGAACATTTGGCCGATGGCCGGGTGAATTGGGATTTCCCCGGGCTGACCGCTTCTTCGAATGAACCCCCAAATTTTCAAGGTGAAGGTTCGGGTGCCCCCGGGGGGGATGCCATTCGTTTGGACAGGGTGACCATCAAAGGCGGGCGGCTGACCTATCGCGATTCACGCAAACGGACTGTTGAGCGCATTGATGCCATCGATATCCAGATTGCCGCTGCCACCTTAACAGGCCCCTACACAGTAAAAGGGAGCGTGCGGTATCACGGGGTGCCGCTCGATTTTGATTTAAGCACCGGAAAATTTGTTGGTTCAAACCCGGTGGCAGCAACCCTTGCCATGGGCATCGGCAAATCAAAGGTAAAATTTTCTGGCTCCATTGCCGAGGTCCAGAAAAAAGCATCGGTTCGCGGCAAGCTTGAACTATCCGGTCCCGATTTTTCTGCACTTGTATCGAAACTGGCCCGAACGGGTGGGGGTGACTTTGACGGTCATCCTTTCATCGCCAGAAAGTTCACCCTTAATGCTGCCCTGACGGGGCGTGCTCATGAATTTTCCATCAACGACATGGCGCTTGATCTGGATGGTTTGCGGGTGACAGGGGCGGTTGCGGGGACCCTTGGGGCGGTGCCAAAATTTGATGTGACCCTAAACCTCAACCGGTTGGATGCAGCGCCCTGGTTTAAAACGGCGAGCAAGAAGGGCAATGCCAGTGCGGCCCCTAAATCGGGGGATCAACCCTCAAAGCCCTTTTCCCTGCCAGAAGGGTTCCGGGTTAATTTAGACGCGTTTGTTGCGGGGGTTTCCCTCAACAAAGGCGTGCTTCGTAATCTGAGCATCTCGGCCAGACTGAACCGGGGTGTTTTAACCCTTAAAAAGGCCAAGGCCCAAATGCCGGGAAGCACAACACTTTCGCTTTCGGGAAAGCTGTTTGCGGACCGGGATCAACCGCATTTTGAAGGCCGGGTTCGGGGTAAATCTGATGATTTCAGGGCCTTTGCGCGCTGGTTGGGCGGCGATCTTGGGGCGGTGGCACCGGGTCGATTGCGCCGGGTTAAGTACCGGTTTGATATCGGGGCCGCACCAAAACGGGTAGAGATTTACAACACTGATATTCGGTTTGATTCTTCCAGGCTCCGGGGCGGCATGGTTGTTGCCTTGCGCAAACGGATTGGCATTGGCACGCGTCTTGAACTGGATAAGCTTGATCTGGATGCATACATGGGCGGCAAACCCGGGCCGGGGAAAACAACACCTCCATCAGACCAGATTTCGCTTTGGCCCTTATCAAAGGGAAAATCAGGGCCGGGGGTTCTATCGGCCCTTGGTGGGATTGATGCCAATTTCAGGCTTCGTGCGCGGCGTCTGACTTACCGTGGCATGGGGCTTAAAAATGTTGTGTTCGATGGTGCCCTTGTTAAGGGGAACCTCAATATTTCAAAATTAAAGATTGCCAATGTTGCGGGTGCCACGGTTGCCATAAGTGGCGGCATTCAAAATTTGGACTCAAAGCCAGCCCCTGATGTCCGGTTCAAGATTTTGGCAAAAAAATCAGAACGGCTTCTTGATCTGGTGGGGATCAACTTGGCGTCATCGGCGAACCTGCTTTCACCGCTTTCTCTTAAAGGTACGGTGAAGGATGGATCTGAAAAAGATATGGCGTTTGATCTGGCCTTGGCTGCGGGGAAGATCAACATGGGGATGAAGGGCGCGGTTGATCGCTCTGGCATCTTGCCGCGTTTAGGCTTTGACCTGAATATGAACCATCCAGATTTCACCAATTTTGTCGGCCTGTTTGATCCGGGCTTTCTGCCCGCCAAACGTCCCAAAGGGCCATTTTCACTGACGGCCCGTGTTGACGGCGCCGGGCTTGATTTAAAACTGGCAAAGCTTTCCGCCCGTTTGGGTGAGGCACGGCTTCGGGGCAAGGGCAGCCTTGGCTT is part of the Rhodospirillales bacterium genome and encodes:
- a CDS encoding DUF4169 family protein; this translates as MGDIINLNQFRKQRAHVEKERKAKENRTKFGRTKIDREAQHQEIEAAKKELDAKHMAPSGESAPEPSDPPSSPDSDQGPKLG
- a CDS encoding AsmA family protein, which produces MKKFLISVGIAFLVLIAGALVAPSFVDWNAYRAEITSQVRKATGRRLVIEGHIKLAVLPALKLSVTNVRLANLDGAKTADMAKLAALDVHLALWPLLEGKVVAHSVVLRGAEIELEHLADGRVNWDFPGLTASSNEPPNFQGEGSGAPGGDAIRLDRVTIKGGRLTYRDSRKRTVERIDAIDIQIAAATLTGPYTVKGSVRYHGVPLDFDLSTGKFVGSNPVAATLAMGIGKSKVKFSGSIAEVQKKASVRGKLELSGPDFSALVSKLARTGGGDFDGHPFIARKFTLNAALTGRAHEFSINDMALDLDGLRVTGAVAGTLGAVPKFDVTLNLNRLDAAPWFKTASKKGNASAAPKSGDQPSKPFSLPEGFRVNLDAFVAGVSLNKGVLRNLSISARLNRGVLTLKKAKAQMPGSTTLSLSGKLFADRDQPHFEGRVRGKSDDFRAFARWLGGDLGAVAPGRLRRVKYRFDIGAAPKRVEIYNTDIRFDSSRLRGGMVVALRKRIGIGTRLELDKLDLDAYMGGKPGPGKTTPPSDQISLWPLSKGKSGPGVLSALGGIDANFRLRARRLTYRGMGLKNVVFDGALVKGNLNISKLKIANVAGATVAISGGIQNLDSKPAPDVRFKILAKKSERLLDLVGINLASSANLLSPLSLKGTVKDGSEKDMAFDLALAAGKINMGMKGAVDRSGILPRLGFDLNMNHPDFTNFVGLFDPGFLPAKRPKGPFSLTARVDGAGLDLKLAKLSARLGEARLRGKGSLGFIGGPRLVVDLSADDLVADHFLARDETSGATGDAKKNFPARRSKNPSRWSRTPLELGFLKQLNADIRIQAKSVSWRHWRVATPRIDATVDKGTFDLRRLSGKMAGGNFLMTASIAAPAKKGAATTARLDVDISPMNMKQAMFKMTDLDIKRGKVGFKLGLKSKGATEAALIEGLSGSGILEARDGALQGFNLSKVNAQLKSLDKPLSFLALASTAMAGGTTKFSSLKGNFKIKKGVIRSDDLTLVADGGTGQGKMVLNLPLWWIDTNANFRLSGNAKAPPFGIAIRGNLDAPARILKMNALQNWLSAQGAASVLRSLLKVRKKTQPKTAPQTQPATGTQPAPQPPATQPAPKADPRDLFLRGILDILKKQ